TGCGCCGCGTATTCCACGCGAACGTATTGAAGTGAGCCCGACGAGTCGGCCTCGACGTCGCCGCCGTAGTCGACTCCATTGACGTTTCCGGCCGGCGGCGCTTTGCCGAGGACGGCGACACCTTTCCACTGTCCCGGGCCGGGCGTTGCCGCCGCGCTCGTGAAGATCACCGCCTGCTCGCGGTTGCCCGTCACCACCAGCTTCGCGCCCTGCGCGATAACGAGCGCCGCGTCTTGTTCCGCCTTGATCACCGTGCCGGCTTTGATCGTCAACGTGGCACCGGCTTGGACCGTCACCGTGCCGCGAAGGAGGCTCGTCGTGTTGCAGTCGAGCGTGACGTCGGTGGTGATGTCCGTGGCGGCTGCAGCAACGCCGCCGGCGAGCGCCGTCTCAGGCCTCGACGCTAGCGCCGGGCACGTCTCCACGACGACCGGCGGCGGCGTGCCGGGGGGCGTCGTGGCTTCGGCCGGGCCGGCGGCGCCGACGCCCGCTGGTGCGGCAGGCGCGATAGAGCCTTCGCGCGCCAACCCCGGCGCTTCGCACATGCCCGAGGTGTTGCAGACGGTGCCGGCGAACCTCCCGCAGTCCTCGTCGGTCTTGCACTGTGCAGGCTCTTCGAAGAGCGCCGAGCACGCTGCCAAGAGGCCCGCCGCCGCGAACAAGAACGCGCGCCCGGCCGGGGTCGCGGGGGCGCTCATTGGAACGTCCCCTCGCGCGCCCACGAACGACGGCGCCATGAAGAGCCCGAGCGTCGGCGCCGGCTTGGTGCCCGGGCTTGCGTCTGCCTTCGCCTCACCGCGACCCGAGAGGAGCGTGATGGTCACGACGGAGATGGCGCCCACGCCGAGAGCCACCGACACGCCCGCGAGGAGCGTCGCCTTGCCTTGCGCGCTCTCGAGCTCGTCGCGTGTCGTGCCGAGCGTGTCCTTCTTGGACTCGAAGTCGGAGATCGCCGCCGACGCCAAGACGGCGGTCGCCGCCGAGCCGAGGGCCAGCGCGCCGGCCGCCACGAAGCCGACACGCTTCCGCGAGCCACCACTAGCGGCGAGCGAGGGCGCTTCCTTTTGGGGAGCCGCCGCGGCCGCGGGCGCCTCAGCCTTCTCCGGCTTCTCCGGCGCGAAGGGGTCCAGCTCCTTCCAGATGGGGCGTCGGTCGAGGGCGGCTCCTGCGGCGTCTCCTTCGCCGCTTCCTTCGCAGGCTCTTTGGCGGGCGCTTCCCTGGCGCCCTTCTTCGACGATGCGGTCGTGGGCGCGGTTGCTGGGCCGGCGGTGGCGACCGACGCTGGCGCCGCACCTTCGAGCTCGACGGTGACCGATTGCTCTTCCTTCACGGAGACGGTCGCCTTCGCGCTGCTGCCCTCGAGCGCGAGGACGTGCTTGCCGGGCATCACGGGCACCGGCTCGGGCAGCGGCGTGACGCCGACGAAGGTTCCGTCGACGAGCACGCGCGCGCCCTTCGCTTTGGCGCGAACCACAATGGAGCCGACCTCGACGGAGAGGTCTTGAATCTTCATCACCGCTTCCGCGCGCTCTTTGGTGGGCGCGCTCGCGCCGGCGAGCCTCAGGTAGTCCTGGTAGGCGCGCATCGCCCCGCGGGCTCTTCCTGCTTTGTTTTGATTTGAGCCGCCAAGAGGGCGAGGGCCGCCGATGAGGGGTCGGCGTCGCGGGCCTTTTGAACCTTCTCCGCCGCCGCCTCGAGGTCGCCCTTCTTCAACGCGCCGCGAATCTCCGCTTCGACCCGCACCTCGGGTCGGGCCCGCGCCTCGGGGGAAGGGGGCGCCGCGTAGCCGACAGCCGGAAGCACGCCCCATGCGGCGAGGAGCAGGACCCGAAGGGGGGGCCGAGGAGGCCGAGTCATGCCTGCCCGCGAGCAACACGAGTGCCAGGGGAAATACTGGAAAATCAAGTCGGCAGCGCCGGTCCGT
Above is a window of Myxococcales bacterium DNA encoding:
- a CDS encoding PEGA domain-containing protein; translation: MRAYQDYLRLAGASAPTKERAEAVMKIQDLSVEVGSIVVRAKAKGARVLVDGTFVGVTPLPEPVPVMPGKHVLALEGSSAKATVSVKEEQSVTVELEGAAPASVATAGPATAPTTASSKKGAREAPAKEPAKEAAKETPQEPPSTDAPSGRSWTPSRRRSRRRLRRPRPRRLPKRKRPRSPLVVARGSVSASWRPARWPSARRRPPSWRRRRSPTSSPRRTRSARHATSSRARKARRRSSRACRWLSAWAPSPS